The genomic segment ATCCTTTTCAACGGCTTCCTTGAGTTTGAGACGCTTGTCCTCAAGCTTGGCCTTCGCATCGGCATCAACCTTGTCGCCCAGTTCGCCCATCTGCTTCTCAGCCTGATAGACGAGGGTTTCAGCCTGATTCTTTAGATCGATCTTCTCGCGCTTCTCCTTATCAGCGCTGGCATTGGCCTCGGCGTCCTTCACCATCTTGTCGACCTCGGAATCCGAGAGGGTCGACGCACCGGTGATCGAGATGGACTGCTCCTTGCCGCTGCCCTTGTCCTTGGCGGTGACGCTGAGGATGCCGTTGGCATCGATGTCGAAGGTCACCTCGATCTGAGGCACGCCCCGGGGAGCCGGAGGAATGCCATCGAGACGGAAGGTTCCAAGCGATTTGTTGTCGGAGGCCATCTCGCGCTCGCCCTGGAGCACGTGAATTTCCACGTTGGTCTGACCATCCACCGCGGTTGAGTAGGTCTCCGACTTCTTGGTCGGCACCGTGGTGTTGCGGCTGATCATTTTGGTCATCACGCCGCCGAGGGTTTCGACACCCAGGGAGAGCGGAGTGACGTCCAGCAGCAGGATGTCCTTGACCTCACCGGCCAGCACACCGCCCTGGATGGCGGCACCAACAGCAACCACTTCGTCGGGGTTGACGGTCTGATTGGGATCCTTGCCGGTGATGCGCTTGACCAGCTCCAGCACGGCCGGGATGCGGGTGGAGCCACCCACCATCACGATTTCGTCCAGCTCACCGGAGGAGAGCTTGGCGTCCTTGAGCGCCTGCTCCACAGGCATGGCGCAACGGTCGATCAGCTTGGAGGCCAGTTCCTCGAACTTGGCGCGGGTGAGGGTGAGATCCAGGTGCTTGGGACCCTCAGGGGTTGCCGTGATGAACGGCAGGTTGATCTCGCTCTGGGTGGCGTTGGAGAGCTCAACCTTGGCCTTCTCTGCCGCCTCGGTCAGACGCTGCAGAGCCTGCTTGTCCTGACGCAGGTCAATCCCTTCATTGGCTTTGAAGGTCTCGGCCAGGTGGTCAACGATCACCTTGTCGAAGTCGTCACCGCCGAGGTGGGTGTCACCTGCGGTGGAGAGCACCTCGAACACGCCGTCACCGACTTCCAGAACGGAAACGTCAAATGTGCCGCCACCCAGATCGAAGACCAGGATGCGCTCGTTGCTCTTCTTGTCGAGGCCGTAGGCGAGGGCCGCCGCGGTGGGCTCGTTGATGATGCGCAGCACCTCAAGACCGGCGATCTTGCCGGCGTCCTTGGTGGCCTGACGCTGGGAATCGTTGAAGTAGGCGGGAACGGTGATCACCGCCTGGGTCACGGTCTCACCGAGATACTTGCCCGCATCTTCCGCCAGCTTGCGCAGCACCTGGGCTGACACCTCTTCAGGGGCGAATTGCTTGTCGAGAACCGGGCACTTCACCTTGACGTTGGAGCCGGCCTTCTCGACGCCGTAGCTCACTTCCTTGGATTCCTCATTGACTTCATCAACACGACGGCCGATGAAACGCTTGACGGAATAGAAGGTGTTGTCGGGATTCATGACCGCCTGACGTTTGGCGATCTGTCCGACCAACTGGTCCTGATTCTTGGTGTAAGCAACCACGGAGGGCGTCGTGCGGAAGCCCTCGGCGTTGGCGATGACGGTGGGCTTGCCACCCTCCATCACGGATACGCAGCTGTTCGTGGTGCCAAGGTCAATGCCGACAACCTTGCCCATCGGTGCCCACCTCCTGAAAATGCGGTTCTGAACCACGTCATCTTCATCAGCAGAGCCCTTGACAGGCGAGGTGTGGTTCCCGAACAGGCAGGCTGGATGGGCGATCCGGCGCGAGAATGATCAACGGTGGAACAGCTCTGCTGGGACTGCTCGGTGATCCGGTGCGGCATTCCCTCTCGCCTGTGATGCAGAACGCTGCTCTGCAGACGATGGGGTTGAACTGGTCCTATGTGCCCCTGCCCTGTGTGAGCGGGAATCTGGCGGCGGTCCTGCAGGGACTGCACGCTGTCGGCTGTCGGGGCCTGAATGTCACCATTCCCCACAAGCAAAATGCGGCCAGCCACTGCAGCGAGCTCAGCCCATTGGCGAAACGTCTCGGCGCCGTGAACACTCTGAGTCCCCTCGACTCGGGACGGTGGCGTGGGAGCAACACGGATGTCGAGGGATTCCTGGCTCCCCTAAAAGAACGGGGGGAGTGGCAGGCTCGACGAGCACTGGTCATCGGCAACGGAGGATCGGCACGGGCGGTCGTGGCGGGGTTGCAGACCCTGGCTCTTCAATCGTTGACGGTGGTCGGCAGACGCAGGGAAGCGCTCTCAAGCTTCATCTCGGAACTCTCCTTGCAGCAAGCTCCCGTTCGTGGATGCCTGATTGACGATCCATCGCTCCCGGAAGAGATCAGAGCCAGCGATCTGGTGGTCAACACCACACCTGTCGGGATGGCTGAACACGACGGCGCCGATGGCGTCCCCCTTGGTCTGGCGACGTGGAACAACCTGCCGGAGGGCATCACGCTGTATGACCTCATCTACACACCACGACCGACGCCCTGGCTGGCGATGGGGCTGGAGCGGGGTTTTCACTGCATCGACGGCCTCGAGATGCTCGTGCAGCAGGGAGCCGCTTCCTTGAGGATTTGGAGTGGTCACCAGGATGTGCCGGTCGATGTGATGCGTTTGGAAGCCCTGAAGGTTCTGAAGGCCTAGCGTCAGCACAGCTCTTTTTGGTGTCGTGGAGATTCCTACCTGGCAGCGACTGGTCGCCCCACTGATGTATCTGCTGCCCTGGAGCGATGCCATCCAATTCAGCGGACCCCTGTTTCAGCAATATCCCTGGATGGCGTGGTTAGAGCTACCGGCCCTTCCCCTCGTTCTGCTCGAAAGCAGCGTCCCCTTCGGATTTGGCGGGCTGCTGCTGTTTTTCGTGCTTTTTCTGGCGGTGGTGCGCAACCCTTCCGTGCCCTATTTCCTGCGCTTCAACACGCTCCAGGCCTTGCTGACGGACATCATCCTGGTCGTGCTGGGGTTCGCCTTCACGATCCTTCTGCAACCTCTGGGGGGCAGCGGCCTGCTGATCCGAACGCTCTCCAGCACCGTCGTCATCGCCACCCTGGCGATCCTCGTGTTCGCTCTGGTGGAGTGCCTGCAGGGACACGAACCAGACCTGCCGGGGATCAGTCAGGCCACACGCATGCAGCTGTACTGAAAAGGGACAGACCAGCCAGGGGATAGGGTGTTGGATTCGTCGCTCACCCAGTGAGCCTGAAGCCCCCGTCGGAGCAGTCCATGACGCACGATCCCTACTACGAGACCATGTACATCCTTCGTCCGGATATTCCGGAGGAGGAAGTCGAAAGCCACCTCACCAAATACCGCGATGTCCTCGTTGAGGCAGGTGCTGAGGTGCTGGACAACCAGATGCGCGGAAAACGGCGTCTGGCCTACCCAATCAACAAGCACAAGGAAGGGATCTACGTCCAGCTGAGCCACAACGGCGACGGACAGCACGTCGGCGTCCTCGAAAAAACGATGCGGCTCAGTGAGGACGTGATCCGCTACCTCACTGTCAAACAGGAAGGCCCTCTGCCTGCTCCACGGGTGGTGCCGGGCAGCGAACCTGCACAGCAACCACAGGAAGCTGCTGCAGGTTCAGCCTCCTGATCGAACGCTTCAACGGAACCTGGTTGTGTGCTGGATGGGCGGGCGATAGCGTCCGTTCATGGATTCCCTCGACCCCTTCCATCAGGCACCGCAACCCGATTGGATGAAAGAGTCCAATCAGGGTTGCGACGTTGAAGGCTTGAAAAGCAGGATTGAGGACCTTGAAGACCAGGTGAGGTCCTACGAGGCACTGCTGGAAGACCTGCCCGATCTGTTCGAGCGGAAGTTCCAGCAGCGTCTTGAGCCACTGCTCGAGCGATACCGGTTGCTTGCTGAACAATCGGCTGATCCTCAGGCCTGCAAACCGCCGATGGTGACCGGGGGCCCAACCAATGTGGTGCGCTTACCGATACCGAACATTCCAGCACTGCTGCGCCGGCGACAACGCTCAGCTTGACGTGCGCTTGTTGGCGGCCCAGAGACGTGTCGGCAGACCCCAGACGTAGATAAAACCCTCTGCAGCACGATGATCGAACTGATCGTCACTGCCATAGGACGCCATCGACGGAACGTAGAGGCTGCTCTCGGACGAGCCGCGGCCGATCACGGTCGCATTGCCCTTCTGCAGACGAAGCCGCACAACGCCGTTGACGTGTTGCTGCGTGCGATCCATGAAGCCATCCAGCGCATCCTTCAGAGGACCAAACCAAAGCCCCTGATAAACGAGATCGGCCCATTGCATCTCAAGCTGGCGTTTGCTGCGCAGCACATCGGCTGCCAGCGTCAGACTCTCCAATTCCTGATGGGCCTGGATCAGGAGCAGCAGCCCTGGAGTTTCGTAGATCTCGCGGGATTTGATGCCAACGACCCGGTTCTCGATCATGTCGAGACGCCCGATGCCATGGATTCCAGCGAGACGATTGGCTTCGCGGATCATCGCAACCGGATTCAGAGGCTGCCCATTGATGGCCACGGGATTGCCCGCTTCAAAATGAACGTCAATCTCCTCCGGTTGATCAGGTGCCTGATCAACGGAGGCGGTCATGGCAAACACCTCTTCAGGAGGAGCCACCATGGGATCTTCCAGCGGACCGGCCTCGATACTGCGTCCGAGCAAGTTGAGATCGATGGAATAAGGCGATTTCTTGCTCACAGGAGCAGGAATCCCACAACGCTCGCCATAGGCAATCGTCTCCTCCCGACTCATGCCCCACTCGCGGGCGGGAGTTAACACCTTCAGGTCCGGTGCCAACGCGGCGATCGCTACGTCAAAACGGACCTGGTCGTTGCCCTTGCCCGTACAGCCATGGGCAACGGCATCCGCACCCATCTCCTGTGCCACCTCAACCAGTCGCCGGGCAATCAAGGGACGCGCCAGGGCCGTGGACAGGGGATAGCGACCCTCGTATAAAGCATTCGCACGGATCGCGGGGAAGGCGAATTCCTCGATGAACGGCTGAATCAAGTCGCCCACAAGAGACTGACTCGCTCCTGCATCCAGAGCCTTCTGACGAATCGGCTCCAGTTCATCGCCCTGACCAAGATCCGCCGCAAAGGTGATCACCTCCTGCACGCCCCACTCCTGCATCAGATAAGGGATGCAGACGCTGGTATCCACTCCGCCGGAATAGGCAAGCACTACTTTTTTGGCGCGGCCCATCAGAGGGACTCCTGTTCACAGTCGACTGATTCTCCCTTCCCGGGGACCAGCAGCCAGAGACTCAGAATGAGGGCCGGAGCAGAGACGAACAGCAGCACCAGCGGCAGCGGAGCGCTGAGAGGATCCGGATGCAACGAGCCCCAGCGACGGAGACCGAAACTGACCACCAGGGCCGAACCCCAGGTTCCGACCATCGTGACAACCTTCTTCAAGAGGGAAGGGCAAGCGTCGTCTATGTTGAAGGATTGATGGCCTGCAGCGGCATGAGCGCACTCGACAGCATCAACCCTTCCCTGACCCGTTACGGGCGCAAGGATCCGGCGCCGGTGCTTCCGCTGCGAGAGGAACCTGACCTCCTCAGCTGGCTGGAAAGCAGCGGTCGACTGGTGGCTGATGAAGAATCCGGATCACCTGAAGTGAGCACGGTCGAAGAAGAGGAACTCTCGGCTCTGATGGGCGAAAAAGAGGATTACAACAACGCCGACGAGCAGAACGAGGAGCAGTGGGAAGACTGATTCGCTGCCTGAACATCAGGTTGGTGGAGGCAGGTCAGCTCACGTAAGGTCCCAGCGTCAGATCCGTCGTTTGTGAACGATTCAGCCCGTTCCCCCTCACCGAGCCGGCCCATGCCGTGGTGGGAGAACGGATCGCTCAGTGCAGCTCTGCTGATCCTGCTGGTGATCGGCAGCAGCTTCGCGTCTGACAAGTGGATCCCCAATGCGCAGCTGAGCCTGCCGCTGCTGATCGCGACCTTGCTGGCCTTCCTCACAGCAGCCGTGGGGATCCCTCGGTTGAGGGCCTTGAAAATGGGTCAGGTGATCCGGGAGGAGGGACCACAAGGCCATCGAAACAAAGCCGGGACCCCAACGATGGGGGGACTGCTCATCGTCCCTGTTGGAACCATCATCGGCAGCCTCGTGAGTGTGAGCGGCAGCGCCGGACAGCAGCTGCTGGCGATTGCCACCGTGACCCTGGCTTACATGGTGATCGGCGGATTCGACGACTGGCAAAGTCTGACGAAACAGACGAACACCGGCCTGACTCCGCGCGGAAAGCTGCTGTTGCAAGCCCTGGCAGCCGTGCTCTTTCTGGCGGTGGCTGCCTGGCAGGGATGGATCAGTGATCAGGTCTCGCTGCCCTTCGGAATCAGCCTGTCGCTGGGATTAATGATCTGGCCCCTTGGCTTGTTCGTGTTCCTGGCCGAAAGCAACGCCACCAACCTCACCGACGGACTCGATGGTCTGGCCAGCGGCTGTGGTGCCCTCGTCTTCGCAGGCATGGCGATCCAACTGATGCTCCGTGGTCACTCCGGCGATCCGGCCATCGCCGGTTTCTGCATGGCCATGGCTGGGGCCTGGCTCGGTTTCCTCATGCACAACCGCAATCCGGCCCGTGCCTTCATGGGGGATACCGGTTCATTGGCCATGGGAGCAGCACTCAGTGCTGTCGCACTCCTCTCGGACAGCCTCTGGCCCCTGCTTTTGATGGGAGGGGTGTTCCTGGCGGAATCTCTTTCAGTGATTGTCCAGGTCTGGGTGTTCAAAGCCACCAAAGACGTCGACGGACAAGGCCGGCGTGTCTTTCGAATGGCACCGTTGCATCACCACTTCGAATTGGGAGGCACCAGCGAGCGCACGGTGGTGCCATGCTTTTGGCTGGCCACGCTCGGCATGGTGATTCTTGGCCTTGTGCTTCGACCAATCGGCTGACCTGATGACGTACTTCACCTGGAGAGAACAGGGTCTCACCGGCGACTGCGCCAGCCTTGAGGCCATGGCGGCACGCTTCGAGGAATCCGCCAGCCTGATGCGGCGGATGGCCGACGAAGGTTTTGTCCTGTCCCGAAAAGGAAGCGAACAACGCATCACGCATCCAGATGCTGCTGTTTTCAAAGCATGGGGATTTGTCAGTGAAGAATCCCCAGTGCGACAACTCACATTGATGCCCGACCTCGACGATTAAATGGAGAAATTGCTCTCAACCACGGCCGATCTTCTATCGGCAGCTGCCTCCAACCCAGACCGAGTTCTGCGCTGGGGACTGATTTATTTCGGGATATCCTCAGTAGGTTTCATCGGGGTCTGGCTGATTGGTGAAATATGGAGCCAGAACAACAATAACTAAAGGTTAAATCTGTCCATAATCCATGAGGAAGTGAGCAGCAACATGATTCGTGCTTGTGATCGTTGTTAAAAGTGTTACTCCTGGCACGTAATACGACATAGGGGTCGCCTCGGCCTCCCAGGAATCCACAAAGAAGTTCGTTGAGTGAAGGGTGTCCTGATAATCAGGCCAATCAGCAGAAGTTACCACTTCTATATAATATTTTTGATTCTTTTTCTTGGTATTTTTAATTGTAACCGCATGGTTGTGCCATTCACCATTCTCCTGATAACTGGAGATCACTCCTCTGGCAGATCGTTGACGTCGTAGTGTTTATTGAAATTCTTAGCAAGTTTCTCCAGGTTCATGGACCCGAAAAACGATCGGATCGATCTGAAAAAGTGATGATGTCTGTGCTGTCTTCAGGGTCGAAAACAAAAGCCTTGGTATTACCCTTCTTAATTTCACAGCAGCACCTGAAGCATCGAAACTAAATATCCAAGAATATTGTGTTGTGCTGTCTGGAATGTATGAGGTTGTTGTTTCTGTTGTGGTGGGATCCGATGAACCAGTCTACTCAGACATGATGGAATGAACGCCGTTCTTCAGTGATAACTCATCGGATTGATCACGGCAACATTCAAATGAATCGTTGTGGTGATCAGTGATCGATTGCCAACGGTCCTACCAGTGCTCTGATTGATTGGTGTGACCTGCAACCGAAGCCGGTCATGAGCCTCTTTCCTCGCACCGTGATGCTTCTGGGAAGTGGAGAACTGGGTAAGGAGGTTGTGATCGCAGCCCAACGACTTGGATGCAGGGTGATCGCCTGTGATCGCTATGGCGGTGCTCCAGCCATGCAAGTCGCTGATCAGGCGGAGGTCCTGCCCATGACCGATGCCCAGGCTCTTCTGGAGGTTGTACAGCGCCACCGTCCCGATGTGGTGATCCCTGAAATTGAGGCCCTCGCTGTCAATGCCCTCACGCAATTGGAAAAGGAGGGCATCACGATCATTCCCACCGCCAACGCCACGGCTGTGACGATGAACCGTGATCGAATCCGTGATCTGGCGGCAGGAGAGCTTGGGTTGCGGACGGCTCGCTTCGCCTACGCCAGCAGCGCTGAACAGCTCGCCCAGGCAGCAGGACCCCTGGGCTGGCCAGTGGTGGTGAAACCGGTGATGAGTTCGTCAGGCAAAGGTCAAAGCGTCGTCGAAGGCCCGGAGGGACTGGCACAAGCCTGGTCAAAGGCCATGGATGGTGCCCGCGGCATCTCCACACGCGTGATCGTGGAGGAATTTCTACGGTTCAATCTTGAAATCACGCTACTAACCGTGCGTCAGCACAGTGGTGAGACCCTGTTTTGCGCACCCATCGGCCACGAGCAGGAACGGGGCGATTACCAGAACAGTTGGCAACCAGCCGACCTGACTGCCCAGCAACTCCGGCAGGCTCAGACCATGGCCCGCACCGTGACGGACCATCTCGGTGGGGTTGGTCTGTTTGGGGTGGAATTTTTTCTCTGCGGTGAGGAGGTGATCTTTTCAGAACTGTCGCCGCGTCCCCATGACACCGGCCTGGTGACGCTGATCAGCCAGAACCTGAGTGAATTCGAGCTGCATTTGCGGGCTGTTTTAAATCTGCCAATCCCACAGCTGCGGACTGCAGAAGCTGCAGCCAGTCGGGTGATTCTTGCCGAAGAGACTCTGGAATGCGTGAACTACGAGGGCGTGGGTGATGCCCTTGCAGAAGCTGACACCCAGGTTCTGCTCTTCGGCAAGCCGACTGCCAGACCCGGCCGTCGCATGGGTGTGGCCCTTGCCCGCGCTGAATCGATGGCTGACGCCCGCTCAAAAGCGGACCGTGCAGCGGCATGCATCAAGGTGTGCGGGAACTGACGAGAGACCGCTGGTGCCTGGGCCGACCAACGGACGCCGGCAAAGCAGCAGTGTTGTGAGAAGAGTCACGATGTTGATGCTGCTGGAGAAGATCCAGATAGCGATCAACATGGGCATCCCAGCTGAAGTGACGGCTGACGGAGTTCAACCCGTTCTCACTCCATCGGGTCCAGCGGTCTGAATCAGACAAAGCCTGCTCAAGGGTTGTCTGAAGATCGACGGGATCGGTCACATCAACAAGACGGCCGTTGTTGCAACGGGAGTGAATATCGCGAGGCCCGCCATCATCCGTGGCCACCATTGGCAATCCGCAGGCCGCGGCCTCCAACAGAGTGAGTCCGAACGGTTCCGTCAGAGCCGGATTGACAAAAATGCCGCGGTGATGGGCTGCCCAGCGGTAAAGCGCTGGAACCTGATCACGCCGATGGCGTTTCGGGAACGCCACCGTTCCATACAGGTCGTAGCGGTCGACAAGCTTGAAAATCTGTTGAAACACCTTGCGCTGCTGCGCTTCCTGCCGCTCAGGATCATCACGACAGCCGAGGATGAGCACCAGATTGTGATGCTCTCGAAGCTTCGTTGAACGTCCAAAGGCTTCAACAAGCGCGGGAATGTTCTTGCGGCGGACAGCTCTCGAAATCGCCAGCAGTGGAGGTTTTTCAGGATTTCTGAGGAACGGAGCTAACAACGTCTCGACGCCTGCACGCTCGTCAGCTGATCCACCGGCGTGAAAACGGGTCGCATCCACACCAGGAGGAACGATCTCGGCAGCACCTCGGTCGTAATGGCCATAGCAGGCATATTGATGATCAGCTTCCTGTCTCGTGCTGGTAATCACCAGATCAGCCTGGGCCAGAGCCAGCTCCTCAGCCTTGATGCGCGAGCTCATCGCGTAGGTCTGTTCGATCTGCTGCAGATCGAGCCCCGCTGCCAACAGTCGTCGTCGCTTCTCGCGTCCAAGGGAATGACCCGTGAAAACCAGCGGAATCCCAAGACGTCGACTGACCATCGCCCCGACGAAGCCGGCATCGGCGTAATGGGCATGCAACCAATCGACCGCTTGACCCGGGCGGCGCAGATGCTGCACCAGGCGATCGGCCAGCTCCTCAAGATGCGGCCAGAGCAACTCCTTGCGGAGATAGCCCTCAGGGCCGCAGGCAAATCGCAGAATGCGTGCCCCCGGGACAATCAGCTCCTGGGAGCGGCCATAGTCCTCCGCAACGTTGGGATCCTGAACCAGACGCGTCGCAACATCGATCTGATCAACCTCGGGCCGTTTGGCCAGGCTGCGCACCAGATCCATCACGTACAGCGTCTGACCCCCGGTATCAGCATCTCGACCTAGTTCCAGATCCCTGGGCCGCAGAAGCCCATGCAGATTCAGGTGTAACAGCCGGATGCCCATACGCATGACCTGCCAAACAACGGAAGGCAAAAGCCTTCAAAATTTTGTTTAGGGTCGAAAGCGGGCCTTAAATGTAAAAAAAATATTAGACATCTATGGAATCGAGGAATGAATTTCGCCAGAATCCTTGTTCAGACAACGAATCTGAAGGAAAGCCTCAAGCGACTAGTCGAACATTGGCGCGACCGAATTTGTAACTGATTTGAAATATCAAAGCTGATCACTGATGTCAATTAAAGGCATCGTTTGAGTGCCCCAGCCGCCTGTGCTGTACCGCAATGAACCGAGTTGTCCAGAACCCTTGACATCCAACTGTTCATTAACCCAGGCCACAATCAACGGCCCCACCGTGGCGGGTTGTTCCTCATCGCGGAAACTGCGCAGACCGAAGTGATCCGCGCCCTCCACCAGCACAAGACGATGGCCGTCCCGGACTGCACCGGACGTTCGCATCGGAGCGATCGCCTCAGGACCAGAAGGAACCACCCAGTCTCTGGTTCCGCTGACGAGCAGCACCTTGGCGCTGAGACGGGACGAACTACCGGGATCGAACAGAAGCCGCAGCGGTGGACTGACCGCCACCACAGCTTTGACGCGGGAATCGGTGATTGCCGCCTGCCAGATTCCAGACAACCAGCTGCATTGCAGCACCCAGCTGATGTTCCGCTCGGTGTCTGAAAGATCACCGCAGCGGGACGACAACTTGCTCTCCACTGGAGCGCCACCAGCCAGCTGCAGACTGGTGGTGGCACCCCAGGAGTGGCCGATCACGGCCACCGATCGCGTCTCCAGTGAACGGTCTGACAGCAGCTCTCCAGACGCGACAGCATCAAGAAGTGCCGAGACATCGCGAGGCCGCTGACGAAGTTCCTCCGGGCCCGGTGGTGGGCGATCGCCAGCCAGCATCGCCCGCTGCTGCGCGAAGTCACTGCCTGGATGGTCCGGCATCAGGACGGTGTATCCCGCGGCCGCGAGTAACTCAGCCCAGCCTTCGAACGATTCCGGGTCATCCCAGAGTCCATGGGAAATGATGACGAGACGACCGTTAGCGGTACTTTTCGGTACGAGCGACAGCACCCTCAGCGCTTCGGTGCGATGCGGAACCGGCAGCGTCAGCTCCGATCGGATCCAGCCCTGACGAGGCTTGCTCTGAGCTGCCCTGCTTGTTGGGGCGGCAGGACCCGCCTTGGCCAGAGCCACACCCTCCTGCATGTTGGTCATCAGGCGATTCGCCATGGTCGCCAACTGGGAGAGATCAACGGAGGCCTCCTGCCCCGGCATCTCCCGCAGAAATCCCAGCACGTTGGCTTGTCCATTGCGCTCCGCACGAATCAGTGCGTCCGTGAGAGTCCTGCCATCGGCAGGAAGATCGACCCCCTCAAGCTTCACGAAAGAGGCTGCCGCAAGCAGAGCCTGCTCCAGGAGCGGCTGACCGGATGAGCCCTCAAGAAAGAGGCGGGTTTCCGCTGGCAGAGGCGCCAAAAAAATCGTTTCCAGCAGCGAGAGAAGCTGGCCTCCGCTGGCACTCTGCAGATCCTCAAGATCAGGGCTGGAGCGGATCAGCTGCGCGGCACTGTCCACCTCGCCGAGATTGATGGTGATGCTTGTTTCCAGAAACGGCATCGTCAGAACCAACCGCTCGAGCGCAACAGCAGGTGCACCCAGCAACGTGAGAGAAAGGCTGCTGAACAGGGCAGCCCAGTAGGAACGGGAACGAACCATCAGGCGGCGATTGAAGGAATCTCGGGTGGATGCTGCTCCAACACGCGGCGGAGATACCGGCCTGTATGACTGGTCGGATGCTGGGCGACCTCCTCCGGTGTGCCCGTCGCCAGAACCTCTCCGCCCCGATCACCGCCTTCCGGACCGAGATCAATGATCCAGTCGGAACAACGAATCACATCGAGATTGTGCTCGATGCAGATGATGGAATTTCCCTTGTCAACCAACCGCTGCATCACCTCCATCAGCTTGTGCACGTCGTAGAAGCTCAGACCGGTGGTGGGTTCGTCGATCAGATACAGCGTCTTTCCGGTGGCGCGACGCGACAGTTCCGTCGCGAGCTTCACCCTCTGGGCTTCACCACCTGACAGGGTCGGCGCCGGCTGACCGAGCTTGACGTAACCCAGGCCCACATCCACCAGCGTGCGCAGACGATCTGCTGCCTGAGGAATCGCATCGAACACCTCAGCGGCCTGCTCCACCGTCATCTGGAGCACATCCGCAATGGTGTAACCCTTGTATTTCACCTGCAGGGTTTCGCGGTTGAACCGGGCGCCCTTGCAGACGTCGCACTGGACGTAGACATCGGGAAGAAAATTCATTTCGATCACATTCACGCCCTGCCCTCGACAGGACTCACAGCGCCCGCCTTTGACGTTGAAGCTGAACTGGCCAACCTGATACCCACGTGCCTTGGCTTCAACAGTGGCCGCAAACACCTGACGGATCGGATCGAAGGCTCCGGTGTAGGTGGCCGGGTTTGATCGAGGCGTACGACCGATCGGGCTCTGGTCGATCACGATTACCTTGTCGACGGATTTGAGGCCGCGCAGCTCCCCAAGACCGTTCGGAAACGGAACTTTCAGTCCCAGGCCGTTTTCAAGAGCAGGATGCAGCAGCTCATTCACGAGGGTGCTCTTGCCGCTGCCGCTGACGCCGGTCACCGCAACGAGGCGACCCAGCGGAAATTCGACGCTCAGATTGCGAAGGTTGTTGCGATTGCAGTCGATCAACTGCAGTTTGCGGGTGGTGGTGTTGCGCCGTTCCGCCGGGGTGGGAATCGAGCGGCGACCACTGAGGTAGGCACCCGTGAGGGAGGCCTCACTCGACAGCAGATCGTCCACCGACCCCTCCGCGACGATGTGACCGCCATGAACACCAGCACCTGGACCGATGTCGACAAGGTGATCGGCGGCCCGGATCGTGTCTTCGTCATGCTCGACGACCACAAGCGTGTTTCCCAGATCTCTCAGGCGCATCAGAGTGCTCAGCAGGCGATCGTTGTCGCGTTGGTGCAGGCCGATGCTGGGTTCATCAAGAACGTAGAGAACCCCTGTGAGACCAGCACCAATCTGAGTCGCCAGTCGGATCCTCTGAGCTTCACCCCCTGACAGCGTCATCGCCGGACGGTCAAGACTGAGATAGTCGAGGCCGACATCC from the Synechococcus sp. KORDI-100 genome contains:
- the mraY gene encoding phospho-N-acetylmuramoyl-pentapeptide-transferase; protein product: MPWWENGSLSAALLILLVIGSSFASDKWIPNAQLSLPLLIATLLAFLTAAVGIPRLRALKMGQVIREEGPQGHRNKAGTPTMGGLLIVPVGTIIGSLVSVSGSAGQQLLAIATVTLAYMVIGGFDDWQSLTKQTNTGLTPRGKLLLQALAAVLFLAVAAWQGWISDQVSLPFGISLSLGLMIWPLGLFVFLAESNATNLTDGLDGLASGCGALVFAGMAIQLMLRGHSGDPAIAGFCMAMAGAWLGFLMHNRNPARAFMGDTGSLAMGAALSAVALLSDSLWPLLLMGGVFLAESLSVIVQVWVFKATKDVDGQGRRVFRMAPLHHHFELGGTSERTVVPCFWLATLGMVILGLVLRPIG
- the purT gene encoding formate-dependent phosphoribosylglycinamide formyltransferase, whose protein sequence is MSLFPRTVMLLGSGELGKEVVIAAQRLGCRVIACDRYGGAPAMQVADQAEVLPMTDAQALLEVVQRHRPDVVIPEIEALAVNALTQLEKEGITIIPTANATAVTMNRDRIRDLAAGELGLRTARFAYASSAEQLAQAAGPLGWPVVVKPVMSSSGKGQSVVEGPEGLAQAWSKAMDGARGISTRVIVEEFLRFNLEITLLTVRQHSGETLFCAPIGHEQERGDYQNSWQPADLTAQQLRQAQTMARTVTDHLGGVGLFGVEFFLCGEEVIFSELSPRPHDTGLVTLISQNLSEFELHLRAVLNLPIPQLRTAEAAASRVILAEETLECVNYEGVGDALAEADTQVLLFGKPTARPGRRMGVALARAESMADARSKADRAAACIKVCGN
- a CDS encoding alpha/beta fold hydrolase, coding for MVRSRSYWAALFSSLSLTLLGAPAVALERLVLTMPFLETSITINLGEVDSAAQLIRSSPDLEDLQSASGGQLLSLLETIFLAPLPAETRLFLEGSSGQPLLEQALLAAASFVKLEGVDLPADGRTLTDALIRAERNGQANVLGFLREMPGQEASVDLSQLATMANRLMTNMQEGVALAKAGPAAPTSRAAQSKPRQGWIRSELTLPVPHRTEALRVLSLVPKSTANGRLVIISHGLWDDPESFEGWAELLAAAGYTVLMPDHPGSDFAQQRAMLAGDRPPPGPEELRQRPRDVSALLDAVASGELLSDRSLETRSVAVIGHSWGATTSLQLAGGAPVESKLSSRCGDLSDTERNISWVLQCSWLSGIWQAAITDSRVKAVVAVSPPLRLLFDPGSSSRLSAKVLLVSGTRDWVVPSGPEAIAPMRTSGAVRDGHRLVLVEGADHFGLRSFRDEEQPATVGPLIVAWVNEQLDVKGSGQLGSLRYSTGGWGTQTMPLIDISDQL